Part of the Burkholderia sp. FERM BP-3421 genome, GTGCCGCTCGCCGCGTAGCGCTCGGGTTGCAGGATTTCCTCCTGCTGCAGGATCGCGTGGCCCCAGATCTGGTAGCCCAGGTAAGTTTCTGCTTCCATCAGCGCACCACCTCGGCGTGACGACGGCCGGTGCCGACCTGCAGCACGTTGCCGTCTGGCGTGATCATTCGCGGGATCTGCGGCGTGGCCGACATATCCGGCGTCGTGCGTTCGATATCGCCGCGCGGCGCACTGCTGACCGACGGAGCGCCGCTGCGCGGCCGGGCGGTGAATTTGGGTGTGGCAGCGATGGCCGGCGCCCGACGGACGTTTGCCGGCACCACGTGCGGCGCGGCGCGCCGGGGTTTCGCCGGCGCGGGCGCGGCTGCCGGCGCGCGCGGCGCCGCGCCGCGCGCCTCGGGCGGATTCCAGATCTCTACGTAGTGGTCGCCGGCATGCGCAAGCGCCGCGCATGTCAGTAAGCACAACCCGAATCCCGCTCGTTTCACTCTGTGTTCTCCGTATGGCGCCGATGACGTTCGGCGCGATGCGCCGGATGCGCGGCGGGCCGAATGATACCCGGGCCGGGAGGCGATGTCCCGTCGAGCGTTGCCAATCCGCAAACCTGTATGAATATACAGTTTTCCGTGGCGCTTGTCTGCGTGGCGGGTTGCGCCGCGACAACGGGCCTGCCTAAGCGCGCCGCCCGGCGGCGGGCGGGGGCGGGGCAATCCATGCGAAATGGGCGAAGGGCATGGCGTAGCGCGGCAGCCACGGGGTGGAGAAGCTCCGGATCTCGTTGGTGCGGTAGGCCGCCTATTCACTCGCGGTCAGCTCGCGCAGCGGCTTGCCGTGGTCCTTCGGCACGTTCGATCGCGGGCGAGCCGCCGTCGGTTCGAGGCACGAAGATCAGCGTGTTGATCGGCAGGTACGGGAACCGTGCGGGCAGCGGGCAGCGAGCCGCCGACGGGAGCGCCGCCGCGAATTGGCGGGCCTGCCGGCGGGGCGCGAAGCGTCGCCGGCTGGCTACGCCGAAGGCGAACAGCAGCGCGATGCAGCCGCCGTGCAGCAGCCAGATCCACGGCAGCCGCGCGGCCGCGTCGGGCGGCGCGCACGAGGCCCGTCAACGACAGCGCGGCGAACAGGCGGTTCAGGTTCATCTCGGGCCTGCCGGCCGGAGGCGGCGAGGGTGGCGGAAGTCGGGAGACGGATTTGCATGAGGCAAACTTTCACGCGCTTTTTCCCGCAGCGGCGCGGCGGGCGCAGACGGTGAGGCTGTTGCTCTTTCCGGGTGTCGGCGCATCATGGCCGGGCGCTGGCCGGGCTCGGGGTGGTCAGTGAATCGAGGCGGATCGCTTCGACGCGTCGAGATGGGAGTCATTGATTTTAGACGACCGGTCTAATTTTGATTTATGATCTGGCTCCATGACGATAGGGGGCTGGCAAGGCGTCGTGACGTGGCCGATTGAATCGGACATGGCATATGAGGATGGGGCCGCAATCCAAGCGGCCATCGATGCCGATGCGAGGGTTTTCGTGGCGGCGCGACATGGGGGGATGCGTTGCCCGCCGGAGTGTGGGTGTGCATCGTGGATATTGGGGGGCGTGTCATCGGTCGCTGCGCACGTCGTAGCGTCGTCGTGTCGCGGTATGACCCCAAGGCGCGTGGGCGTCGCGTCGTGCAACCGCCATGCGCGCATGCGATGCTTGGCGGGTCCGCGCGGGGCGCCGGCACGGGATAGCGTCATGCCTGCCTCGGTGAGGTCGACGCTGGATTAACCGCATGGCGATTTTGAATTAGACGACTGGTCTAATATGTCGAGAAAAAGAAAGCCGTCACGGGTTTGAGGTCGTGCGTGTTGGCACGGCATCACGCGTCGCACCCGCCGTACCACCGGGTGTCAAACACCGCGCCGCGACGTCCGATCCGGACGGTCGCGTGCCGGCAGCGGGTTTTCAAGTGGCATGGGGTGCGCAGGGCAGCAGGCCCGACGTGTCGCATGCCGGATTGTCCTGTTTCGTTCGCAAGGAGCGCACCATGAAAGTTCTTGTCGTCCTGACTTCCCACGATCGCCTCGGCGATACCGGCCAACCGACCGGCTTCTGGCTCGAGGAACTGGCCGCACCGTACTACGCCTTCCAGGACGCGGGCGTCGATCTGACGCTCGCGTCGCCGCTCGGCGGCCAGCCGCCGCTCGATCCGAAGAGCAGCGATCCCGCGTCGCAGACCGACGCCACCCGTCGCTTCGACGCCGATCCGCAAGCCAAGGCGGCGCTGGCCGCGACGCGTTCACTGACGGAGGTGTCGATCGACGATCACGACGCCGTGTTCTACCCGGGCGGCCACGGTCCGCTGTGGGATCTCTCCGAGGATCCGCGCTCGATCGCCCTGATCGAGCGTGCGTTCGAGGCCGGCAAGCCGGTCGGCGCGGTCTGTCATGCGCCGGGTGTGCTGCGCCACGTGAAGCGCGCGTCGGGCGAGCCGCTCGTCAAGGGGTTGCGCGTGACCGGCTTCACCAACACCGAGGAAGCGGCGGTGGGCTTGACCGAGGTCGTGCCGTTCCTTGTCGAGGACATGCTGAAGGCGAACGGCGCGCAGTTCTTCCGCGGCGCCGACTGGGCGCCGCACGTCGAGACCGACGGCCTGCTGGTCACCGGCCAGAACCCTGCCTCGTCCGAACCCGCCGCAGCGGCGCTGCTGAAGCTGCTCGGCCGCGCCTGAACCCGCGAGGCCGGCGCGTCGCGCCGGCCGCCGCCCCTCGTTGTTCCGTATTCCGAATCGCCCCACCTTGACCTGGAGTCATCGATGTCCGCTTTGTTCGAACCTTTCAAGCTCAAAGACGTCACGCTGCGCAACCGTATCGCGGTGCCGCCGATGTGCCAATACGTGGCCGAGGACGGCCTGATCAACGACTGGCATCAGGTGCATCTGGCCGGCATCGCGCGCGGTGGCGCGGGGCTCGTGATCGCGGAGGCGACCGCGGTGGCGCCCGAAGGGCGCATCACGCCGGGCTGCGCGGGCCTGTGGAACGACGCCCAGGCCGAGGCCTTCGCGCGCTCGGCGGCCGCCATCAAGGCGGCGGGCGCGGTGCCCGGGATCCAGCTCGCGCATGCCGGCCGCAAGGCGAGCGCGAACCGCCCGTGGGACGGCGACGATCACATCGCCGATCACGATCCGCGCGGCTGGCCGCTCATCGCGCCGTCGGCCGTGCCGTTCGGCGCGCACCTGCCGAAAGTGCCGCGCGCGATGACGCTCGACGACATCGCGCGGGTGCAGGCGGACTTCGTCGCGGCCGCGCAACGCGCGCGCGACGCGGGCTTCGAGTGGCTGGAATTGCATTTCGCGCACGGCTATCTGGGCCAGAGTTTCTTTTCCGTTCATTCGAATCAGCGCGACGACGCGTATGGCGGCTCGGCGGAGAATCGCGGCCGCTTCCTGGTCGAGACGCTGGCGGCGGTGCGCCGGGTCTGGCCCGAGCACCTGCCGCTGACTGCGCGCTTCGGCGTGATCGAGTACGATGGCCGCGACGAGGAAACGCTCGCGGAGTCGATTGCGCTGACCCGGCGTCTCAAGGAGGTGGGGCTGGACCTGCTCAGCGTCACGATCGGCTTCTCGACGCCGACCGCGCAGATCCCCTGGGGGCCGGCCTTCCTCGCGCCGATCGCCGAACGGGTGCGCCGCGACGCGCGGCTGCCGGTCGCATCGGCGTGGGGCATCGACACGCCGCAACTGGCCGAGCGCGTGATCGCCGACGGCCAGCTCGATCTCGTGATGGTCGGGCGCGCGCACTTGGCGGATCCGCACTGGCCGTATTACGCTGCGAAGACGCTGGGCGTCGAACGTCCGTCGTGGACCTTGCCCGCGCCGTACGCGCACTGGCTGGAACGCTACAAGACCGCCTCGAAGGCGGCCTGAACGACAGCGGTCCGTCCTGGCGGCGGGCCGCCGGTCGGCGCGGATTGTCCGGTGTGCGAATCACCCCACCATTACAACCAAGTCCCGGAGTTCCCACCATGACGACGCTTACCATCAACGGCACGCCCCACGAGGTCGACGCCCCCGGCGATATGCCGCTTCTCTGGGCGTTGCGCGATCTGGTCGGGCTGACCGGCACCAAGTTCGGCTGCGGGATCGCGCAGTGCGGCGCCTGCACCGTGCACCTCGACGGCATCGCGGTGCGTTCGTGCGTGCTGCCCGTCGCGGCGGTCGGCGACAAGAAGATCACCACGATCGAGGCGGTGGGCGCGACGCCCGCCGGCCGCAAGGTGCAGGAGGCGTGGCGCGCGCTCGACGTCGTGCAGTGCGGCTACTGCCAGTCCGGACAGGTGATGGCGGCGGCGGCGCTGATCGCATCGAATCCGCGCCCGACCGACGCCGACATCGACGCCGCGATGACCGGCAACATCTGCCGCTGCGGCACCTACAACCGCGTGCGCGCGGCGATCAAGCACGCTGCTCAGGAGGCCT contains:
- a CDS encoding NADH:flavin oxidoreductase/NADH oxidase, translating into MSALFEPFKLKDVTLRNRIAVPPMCQYVAEDGLINDWHQVHLAGIARGGAGLVIAEATAVAPEGRITPGCAGLWNDAQAEAFARSAAAIKAAGAVPGIQLAHAGRKASANRPWDGDDHIADHDPRGWPLIAPSAVPFGAHLPKVPRAMTLDDIARVQADFVAAAQRARDAGFEWLELHFAHGYLGQSFFSVHSNQRDDAYGGSAENRGRFLVETLAAVRRVWPEHLPLTARFGVIEYDGRDEETLAESIALTRRLKEVGLDLLSVTIGFSTPTAQIPWGPAFLAPIAERVRRDARLPVASAWGIDTPQLAERVIADGQLDLVMVGRAHLADPHWPYYAAKTLGVERPSWTLPAPYAHWLERYKTASKAA
- a CDS encoding (2Fe-2S)-binding protein, with translation MTTLTINGTPHEVDAPGDMPLLWALRDLVGLTGTKFGCGIAQCGACTVHLDGIAVRSCVLPVAAVGDKKITTIEAVGATPAGRKVQEAWRALDVVQCGYCQSGQVMAAAALIASNPRPTDADIDAAMTGNICRCGTYNRVRAAIKHAAQEA
- a CDS encoding type 1 glutamine amidotransferase domain-containing protein, with amino-acid sequence MKVLVVLTSHDRLGDTGQPTGFWLEELAAPYYAFQDAGVDLTLASPLGGQPPLDPKSSDPASQTDATRRFDADPQAKAALAATRSLTEVSIDDHDAVFYPGGHGPLWDLSEDPRSIALIERAFEAGKPVGAVCHAPGVLRHVKRASGEPLVKGLRVTGFTNTEEAAVGLTEVVPFLVEDMLKANGAQFFRGADWAPHVETDGLLVTGQNPASSEPAAAALLKLLGRA